The nucleotide sequence tcgcaccaatgcgagcctgttcgcgaaacaggggaacctgtcgtgagccttggtttctttgaattcagattcggcgccttcctctggccaactgttgttctgatgggaacaattttgcgaggttgtctgggtaggaaccttgctcctagtcttccttagttgttcaaatcggtggccttgattatgttccttcctacttcctccgtcatggcttccactcggcccaagtctttcgaagacggatttcctttgattttgatcttcttgccggtgggttgttgatctggcgggtagtcttgatcgagctttctcttcatgtgttctcgggattgtcgatcggagcaagtcctggagctgttcatacttctcaccaggatgcgaagttgctccgagttcttctaatgcttcttgaatcttatcgtaaggcgtattcaccgtgcgtctcccttcgacttctcgttgtgattttcttctgttgtactcatccaattctgactcgtatctggtccaagcttccctgcgctgcctagcacggtgttggcgcccttgcttcaacttgttttttctttctctagcttgtttctgactatctgtttctccatcgtagccctgggaaaagggtgatatgttggattctgattcatctgatgatctaacctcgggtgcttccgggggatttaatggtgaccgcggtcgtcgaaccatgaacacttctcgcgcatgagtcgttctgttattggcgttagttttcatactatcggagtcgctgataactttagtggatgcctcggtgtcgtagatcgagtctccttcttggtaaggtaaaatagttgttgttgtcgtgccgactagttgggttccgctaccttcaggaacggaatccggccagtggatgatatagtcccgcgatgttatcgttagcacgaggccctcctgagctcctatcagtggtatcccgaatcttggattgaaaaatctttcgacctgtccttgataggatctagccatgttgtcgagcccaaatggagaagaactcgacttcttgagagaattctgagggtaatccgagttgttttgggttgtgttctggaatcttgccaaaaaagaactcggtttctggaAAACACTCTGATAAAACTTCGCTTTGgaacttgaattcgaatcggatacgagtggccgtgaaatccgatttgattcggatactatgagctgcgcgaatcttctggtgagctgatccattGTAGTCGTTggaataggaacttcttttagatgatctaaatcttcgaggagatggctttgaagcttgccgttgttgtctgcctcgcagatccatgagccgaagatgaaagttgatcccgtcgggaaaatcatgttgtcgaggtccatcgagctctcggaagcaaagtcgccgaagtcccctacctggcgcgccagctgtcgatgtttcaccaccgatagcctgccacgggggtacccggggcagtatgttcgggcttcggcgtatgctgaactcaatggttaacgcaagagacagtcgatttatcctggttcaggccctcgatcgtagatcgagtaataaccttacgtccagtcggcgttagcctttgcgttggattgattgcaatgtgttgtgttgtacaattgttgttgtgaactctcaggagccctgccctcctttatatagtcaggagaccagagtcctagtcagtttataatgagatttcctagtaggattacctaatagttctactactacgattatatgggaagaatcctagttggactagatcttttttctaccctgcggggtatcctgtgggtcccgcatcgacacgcACCCACACTAATGATACCCACGGATACCCACATTCGCAAGTTAGATTATCACTAAAATAGATGAAATTATTTGTATGTTTAACACTAATAGGTGAAGCAACACACCTGCTCCATATGCACGCTCCACGCCCACAACCACAACTATCCGCGCCTGTGGGTAGAATTTCCATCCCTACCCGCTCCGTATCATTCTACTTATAGCCCGTGGGAATAAGGGTATGTTGGATTATTGAACTAATGATCTTTTTGGAATCTTGTAAAACAAAGGAATAGGAAAAATACAGGAATGGAGTTATATGCCACTTGCAATCTTACAGGAATTAGAAATGTTTATTAGAGTCTTTAATGAAGCATTTGGATACAATAATGGAGAAACACATGAATTTTAAAAGAGAGAGAGATAaacacaaaggaaagtttcttatTTGGTTTAGCACGAAGATCGAGTTGCACGAAGATCAAGAGTGTAGCTAGGTGGAGTTATGCACCTAAGACTCTACCTCTATCTAGATCAATGATACCCTCTAGGGTTTATCTAATGCCCATATGCTTTGGAAATGTATCATTCTTTTTTATGAAACACTGTATATACATGTAGTCATGCACACAAACACATATCTATGAATACATGCACATACACCATATTCTATGAGCACCTCCTAATGGTTGGGCCGGAAGATATCAGGATTTGTAGAGTCATGACAGGAGGATGCTTAGTTTGTCTCAAAACTCTAGCAAGCATGACCTATGAGACAAATTTCTATTGCGTAAAATTTCATATCCACACCTATACTCTGGGTAACATTTTGTGCCCGCACCTACACCCATGGGGTATGATACCCATGGATACCCACATTCGCAAGATAGATTATCACTAAAATAGATGAAATCATTTCTATTTTTAGctcactaaggccctgtttggcagggcttctccaccggcttcaggagccgtttggagccgttttctaccaaacggggtaaagtaaaatagattcacttgtgaagcccttaaaaacatgctctcacagtgatttggggtgggatggagccaaaaaaagtggcttctcccagctcctcctccagacccctaaaaacatgctctcacagggaagccattttgccaaacggtttaccaaaaccgcttcagctccaccggtggaactgttcgtggagctaaagtaaaaaaaaataacttCACTAGTGAAATGAAGCCCTGCCAAAAGGCCTAACAGATGAAGCAACGTACCTGCCACATACGCACGTCCACGCCCACAACTGCCGAGCACAATAGCCGTGGGTATCCGCACCCGCAGGTAGAATTTCCATCCCTACCCGCCCAATCACTCTAGTTATAGCCCGGTGGGAATAAGGGTACGTTATTATTTAACTAATTAAGGATCTTTTTGGAATGCATGTAAATCTAAGGAATACAGGAATGGAGTTGTAGGCCACTTGCAATCTTACGTGAATTAGAAATGTTTAGATTTTTTAATGAAGCATTTGGGTACAATAATCGATAAACACATGAATTTGAGAAGAGAGGGATAAACACAAAGGGCATGAAGATCGAGTTGCATGCAGATAAATGTACTAAAATTGCAGATAGACAATATAACGAGGGATTTGTAATGGTTTGATCATGCTGCATGCTAGCTGCCTCGTATTTTACTCTGTATGCAATGCACACAGGTAGTTATTTACTAATAAATAATAATAAGCGCACGCACAAATGGCAGCGGAATAATAGTAAGTAATCAATCACGAGAGCGTGGGCATGGCGGCCGCCTCCTTGCTCAGTTGCTCTTGGCCTTGGTCTCCCGCGCGCTGGCCGAGGAACGGCGCGTCGGCGTTGGCGTCACTGCAGTAGAGGCAGGGGTGCTGCTGGAAGCCTGGAACCCCTGCTCGCCGAGCACCTCTCTGGCGCGGCGCACCACCTCCCGGTTGCTCATCGGCGCCGGGTGCGCCGCCAGCACGGCCTGCAGTGCGGCAGTGAACGCCCCGCACGCCGCCTTGCTGCCGTCCGCCTCCACGTCCGCCGACAGCTCGTCCTTCTGGCACCCGCTCAGCAGGATCCCGGCGTCGGCGTCGTCGGTGCGCGCGCCGCCGCTGCTGTTGCCGTGACGGTGGAAGTGGAACTTGGCGCTGGCGTCGGCGCCGAATAGCGCCACGAGGTGGTCGGCGACGTGGTGCGACGTGCTCAGGCCTGACGCGCCCGACAGGTGGCCGAGCACCCGGGCGTACGGGAGGAACCGGACAGCGTGGGCGTGGAGGTCGGggtcagcggcggcggcgtcggggccGATCTGCTCCTTCTCCTGGTCGATGAGGCCGCCGCTGTGGCACGAGTCGGacaccatggtgaaggtggcgccCCGCGGCACGCGGTCCACCAGCTCCCGGAAGTCCACGTCTGCCGTGCGGCACCGACGTCGCGCGCGCGATCGAGCGTGCATGCAAGCATGTCTGTGAGATGTCTGAAAGGACGACACGCCAGCCAAGCTTGCGTGCATGGAACTATGGGAGTGCTTGGATGTGCGTAGTCGCGTAGACGGACACAGACCTGTGATGAGGTTGAAGTCGCAGGGCACGATGGCCTCGTCGTCGCGGCCGCCATGGCGGCTAACGGGCGGGACGAGCGTGCCGTGCCCGCTGAAGTGGAAGAAGAGCATGTCCCCGGGCGCCGCGCGCGCCACCATGTCGGCCAGCGCTTGCCTGACTCCCGCGCCGGTCGGGagcacggcgccggcgccgggatCGTCGGTGAGCACGGTGACATCGCCCGGCGCGAAGCCGAAGCGGTCGAGGAGGACGGTGCGCGTGGCGTGGACGTCGTTGATGCAGCCCTGCAGCTCGTTCTCCGTGCCGGCGTAGTTGCACCCCACCAGGGTGGCCAgcatcttcttcttccccgcctccATTGCTGTCTTCtacttcttctagctctagctctaCCGTACCCGCTATTGGCACTGTGTGCTTCAGTGAGACAGAGACATCGATCTCTGCGCGGGCCTCCATTATAAATAGGCTTGGTGATCACCAGTGCTCTAGCTCTACCGTACCTGTGTTGCTTGCCTTGTGGATGCAAGCTAGCTAAGGACACATTTGCCTTTGGACTTTGTAGTAAAGTAAGCAGCTGGAGTGGAGGTGGCTGGCTGCCATGCCAATGCCATATCCCAATCGAGAGCTGCTGCGTGATCGGCTTGCCTTTCATGCACTTGCAGACTTACAGTCAGATCAGATTCGATCAGATGGATGAACCATCACGCACAACTTCATCCCAACGAGGCAAAGACGTAGAGATGTAAAAGCTTAAGCACGGACGGTTAGGCGAGAAGGATTTCATAAAGAGGACGACTCGTCGTACCGAGAATGTACAGGATAACAGGGAGAATGGAAGATAACGAACATCGACCGTCCATTCATCCCAGCTGATCAGAGCCTGAGACGTACGTGAACAATGCAATTGGCTAGGTCGTCAACAATCGTCCTTTGAAGCCGGGGAGCTTGCTTGCAAGAAATGATCGTGTCCCAAAGATCACTGCCATATTGCTTTTTGAACTTCCATTCATGGCTACAGTGTGAAACTCCTTTTTGCAGGTAATAAGCATGATTTGATTCCTCATTTTTGTGAGGAAGAAGACGAAAATTATTTTTCATCATCTGAAAACTATTATATAATGTTTTCTTTTTGCGAATATATATGACCTTCCAGTCATGTAATTAGT is from Miscanthus floridulus cultivar M001 chromosome 7, ASM1932011v1, whole genome shotgun sequence and encodes:
- the LOC136465766 gene encoding LOW QUALITY PROTEIN: metacaspase-9-like (The sequence of the model RefSeq protein was modified relative to this genomic sequence to represent the inferred CDS: deleted 2 bases in 1 codon) — protein: MEAGKKKMLATLVGCNYAGTENELQGCINDVHATRTVLLDRFGFAPGDVTVLTDDPGAGAVLPTGAGVRQALADMVARAAPGDMLFFHFSGHGTLVPPVSRHGGRDDEAIVPCDFNLITDVDFRELVDRVPRGATFTMVSDSCHSGGLIDQEKEQIGPDAAAADPDLHAHAVRFLPYARVLGHLSGASGLSTSHHVADHLVALFGADASAKFHFHRHGNSSGGARTDDADAGILLSGCQKDELSADVEADGSKAACGAFTAALQAVLAAHPAPMSNREVVRRAREVLGEQGFGFQQHPCLYCSDANADAPFLGQRAGDQGQEQLSKEAAAMPTLS